The Nicotiana tabacum cultivar K326 chromosome 14, ASM71507v2, whole genome shotgun sequence genome contains a region encoding:
- the LOC142168704 gene encoding uncharacterized protein LOC142168704 → MKEQARKEVLAEEVTVGSNLPIVGVTNTEKLQGDARDYLNAKIDRQSAVEIAAKDTSNGQQQVLKMQPNEVQNGMANAGHDHEGVMSTDAGVIDNTAAPHDTYAVVSIEDVLKLDKGPPKRSRDVPASTIFARMYLATAGAMQAAADLAKYSMVPGDRNSVGQDKIGVGEVDSATATDTKGKENKTSPNALQDAAYHASVSAQHVNSTIDRAAGDLITVGKDKLDVGAVSSGGKVGIEAKHNQVPAGGEQLTIAKQTSDRDAAAQNLGVINDVYKGILMEAGIGDTVEDAKGVNTSKKKEVWTAEILFIWFISCFFVSLKFGLVYKNFASVSSKQ, encoded by the coding sequence ATGAAGGAACAAGCAAGAAAGGAGGTGTTGGCAGAGGAAGTAACAGTTGGCAGTAATCTGCCAATCGTGGGGGTGACCAATACTGAGAAGTTACAAGGGGATGCTAGAGATTATTTGAATGCTAAAATAGATCGCCAAAGCGCTGTGGAAATAGCAGCAAAAGACACCAGTAATGGGCAGCAGCAGGTACTGAAGATGCAACCTAATGAAGTTCAAAATGGTATGGCTAATGCAGGGCATGATCATGAAGGGGTTATGAGTACTGATGCTGGTGTGATTGACAATACAGCAGCACCACATGATACATATGCAGTTGTGTCTATAGAGGATGTATTAAAGTTGGACAAGGGGCCACCTAAACGTTCAAGAGATGTTCCTGCCTCTACTATTTTTGCAAGAATGTATCTAGCTACTGCTGGTGCAATGCAGGCTGCTGCTGATCTAGCAAAATATAGTATGGTACCTGGTGATCGAAATTCGGTAGGGCAAGATAAGATAGGTGTAGGGGAAGTAGATTCTGCTACTGCTACAGATACTAAGGGTAAAGAGAATAAAACATCTCCTAATGCATTGCAAGATGCTGCTTATCACGCTTCTGTTAGTGCACAACATGTGAATAGTACAATTGATAGGGCAGCTGGAGATCTAATTACGGTGGGAAAGGATAAGCTTGATGTTGGGGCTGTTTCTTCAGGTGGTAAGGTTGGTATTGAGGCTAAACACAATCAAGTACCAGCTGGAGGGGAGCAGCTAACGATTGCCAAACAGACCTCTGATAGAGACGCTGCTGCCCAGAATTTAGGGGTTATAAATGATGTGTATAAGGGCATATTAATGGAAGCTGGAATTGGGGATACAGTGGAGGATGCTAAGGGTGTTAATACCAGCAAAAAGAAAGAAGTTTGGACCGCGGAAATCCTTTTCATTTGgtttatttcatgtttttttGTGTCGTTAAAGTTTGGTTTAGTTTATAAGAACTTTGCATCTGTTTCTTCAAAGCAGTAA